The sequence ctggcacttagttaaggggttttactgatttattcccttccttagtcctgttaatccctaactccagggaaacatccccacctggggaaacaacctttcttggggagatgaccctggttagaacacatagagCTAAGAAAGGggggcaaacatattaagaacagtatgccaggtcccttgaaacatatgctgtgcagaagtttcttccctgcagcgactgcgtcaagcagcaaggatggaccagcttctggcaggtggagagctacaggagggcagggcagcaaggtTCAAGCAGAGGAGAGCTACCAGCAGTGGTGGGCAGGtagccagctgaggcaagcagcagTGAGCTACTTgcacatggatttgtgcacagggctactagtctacactaataaaagataaacatgcaaattaaccatcattctgccactctgctacaccccaaAAAAAcccgcccaccagccaatcaggagtgagtatgcaaattaacacaactaaaatggcggcggccacagagctggagcaaacatgaggcttggctTGCCCTTggaaatggaggaagccaagcttcccgcctgccctggctggccctgggctccacttaaggctacaaagtttcaattatagaagataaataaatcccagatacctgcttccagcccaccctggcctctgctcaagaagacgctgaaaaataaaaaataaaaggaaaaaaggagaggctgggagcttaggtcgccggggggcgtggccagcctgaaaacagccatcagcccctcaccctgaacaggcaccccagcgggaccccccaccctgaaggggctgtgggcagcctgaaaacaaccctcagcctctcacctaggctggccacacccccatggggtgagggtccccgctggggggacTTGGCCAGtctccaaacagccatcagccactcaacCAGGTTGGCCGGGCATCCCAgcgggaacccccccccccccccgccccggcctgggacacccttcagggcaaactagccggcccccacccgtgcaccaggcctctatcctatataataaaagggtaatatgaaaattgaccctaacagcagaaagactgggaatgactggtcactatgatgcacactgaccaccagggggcagacactcaatgcaggagctgccccctggtggtcagtgcactcccacagggggagctctgctcagccactagccaggctgatggctgccagcacagcggtggtggcgagagcctctcccacctcctcagcagcgctaaggatgtccgactgtagcttaggtctcctccccgctggcaagtggacatctcccgagggctcctgggctgccagagggatgtctcactgccagcttaggcccgatcaccacgagatggcacaggccaggctgagggaccctccccaagtgcagaaatttttgtacactgagcctctagtatatatatatatataaagagccagggtccataacatGCAAAACGATCGAAGGGACTACTGAACACCAGGCTATGCGCACAGCAGgcttgggtgggtggggactggtgagtgggctgaactgatgacctcttggtccctcccacATGGCTCCTGCAGGCACagcagcaacccagcactgactgctgaggggactgtgggcccccgGATGCTGCAGTGCCATGGGGGAGGAAGCTGTGGGCACTGGGATGCCACAATGCTATGGCAGGAAGGGGTTGTGGGTCCCTGCCGGCCCGGGGCtcggtagaactctgggtcttgCGTGATTGAGGGCATGGCTGGCCTTCAAACCTGACAGGAGAAAGGGGGGAGCCCCATTCCTTGCAGAATCGACcattggatagcttgctgtcagtggcctgacagccaggaatcccattcacctgcacTCTGGACCCTGGTGATCAGGCacgcagaggcagttagggatgagatcaggctggcagggtgggaagTTAGGGgtaagatcaggctggcaggggagggcagttagtggtgatcaggcaggcaggcaggtgagcatttaggagccagcggtcccagatttcgagagggctgtccgactgccagtttaggcccacagggattgggcctaatctGGCAATTGGATGTTCCCCAAGGGTTCCctaattggagagggtgcgggctcGGCTAagttatcccccccccccatgcacaaatttcatgcaccgggccactagtaacaTTATAATAACTTAGAGTATACTTACTCAGTATGTGGCACTAAATGCTTCTATATTgcaattcatttattttccccAACAATGGCATGAGAAATGTACTATTTGAGAGAGAGCGCACTTGAGTAGAGAGAGATTAAATTACATGCCCAAAGTTTTACAGGCACTACTACTACTGCAAAGAGAGCAGATTAGTAATTATCATGACAGTGTCAATGATAGTATGCAAGCTTTTCTTCACTCCTTGTCCACTTACTTACGTAGCACAGCACTACTCTAAATGGCTGAATGGCTTTCTGAGACCTTAGTGAAGGGCTAACATGATTAAGGAGGATTACAATTTTTAGGCAATAGGAAAAATGGTATGTGcattattgttttatatatagtCCAATGGAAGAGCATGCCAAAGCTTAAGGGGGTCATCTTTAAACACACCATGTTGTAGCCATTTCCTGCCTGCCATAACATAATACCATAAATTGGGTGTCTTAGACAATAGAAACTTATTTCTCATAGTTTTAGAGCATCTAAGATCAAGATGCTGCTGATTCAGTTCCTGGTGAGGGCTTTCTTTCTGGCTTGAAGATGGCTACCTTCTTGCTGTGCACTTCCATATTCTTTCCTTGGTTTATGCATGTTTGTGTTgggtggggtgagagggagagagagaaggagagagaaacagaggaagagagagagagagagagagagagagagagagagagagagagagagagagagacacctagtgtctcttcttataaggctGTCTCTTCTCTGATCCCACTGATCTCATTATGAGAGCCCTGCCCTCCTGAACTCATCTGAACCTGATTATGTGAGGACACAAAGATTTAATCTTTAACACACCCATTCCCTGGCCtttctcatatttttatcttctgggaaagagagagaaagatctacTTCAAAACTTCTCAGTGCAAGCAGACCACTGCCAGTGTTGCCAAGGTGGCTAAGGTTACCACTTACTCAATGCAGCTGCtgcctctaatgcagtggttctcgaccttggctgcacattagaatcacctgggaatctttttaaaatcctgatttctgggcctcaccctctggaaattctgtttctttgttatggggtggtgccacgacattagtaacaaaaaaacagaatttctggaggatgaggcccagaaatcaggattttaaaaagattcccaggtgattctaacgtgcagccaaggttgagaagcacttcTCTAATGAAATTACACCAGAAGGAAGAAGAATTACTAAATTAGACCAGATTTTGctcaatggaaataatataaCAATGCTGGTTCCTGGAGGAGAAGAATCTAAATATGAATGGATTCCTTTAATTTATGCTAgtttctgttttgtcttataatgacatcaacatataaatttattttttaaacctttcaaggcaagccagggtggctcagtgattacgcattgacccatgagccaagaggttGGCTTTTCCattacatgccagggttgtgggctgaatccccagtaggggatgtgcaggaagcagctgatttatgatgtttctttctcatccatgtttctattcctctatccctctcccttcctttctctagaaaaaaaaatcaataacacacCTTTCCATGTCTGGATTATATGAAGCTACATTTCTCCTTAAAGGGGAATTATTTGAAGAGGCAATGTATAGGCCATCTTTATAAATTAATCATGTTTATCatagaaaaaaaccccacagttctttgaagatgaaaataagggtgcttttggtttaaaaaaattgcaGTGCAAGTTTTCATCTTCCTTTAAGAAACTTACATCTTATTCGTGAGGTTTGATTTTGTCTTAAAATCCATCACCCTTCTAGCCCCTTATCTAAAGGCCTTCTGGTTCCTTCTTTCCCACTGCACTTGGGATATTTTGCTTAACTTACTCTGGAAATCCCCAAAATCTATGGATGTGGTAAACCCAATTCCTGTTCTTATGTCCCCTactttcagtgattttttttagagtCCCAATCCATTGACCTTGTCTCTACCAACCTGCACTCTAATCTGACCGTCTCTAATCCTGTGAGCTACACCTGGACCCAGTGCCTCCTACTCATGGAGATGCTGTGATTCTCCTTCCTACTGACTCCATTCCTCCTACTACACTGGTTTTGAGGGCTTCTCCCTCAGTGACCCCAACCCAATGATATTGTAATCACCTTAATCTCGATCCCTCCTTACTGGCAAAAAAACAATTCCtacctactttttttttatatgtttcaaCTTACTTTgtgtcagtttttttttaaatctcttcagcACAGCAGCACAGCCTCTGAatctcatttgtgtgtgtgtgtgtgtgtgtgtgtgtgtgtgtgtgtgtgagaaagacaTTTAGCTACAAATTGGAGGTGGCAGGAAGAGTGGGGTGGGAGCCAAGTGGTCACATTTTgggcctcttctctccctctttgccCTCCTGGGCCTAGACTGTAACCTCCTCCATGAGGTGCACCTTTGCTGGGACAATTTTGACTGCAGGTGAAGGAGCTGCCCACAGATTTAGTGTTCACCTTGAATAGGTGCTTCTAGTTGTTTTGGATCCTCTCAGGGTTCAGCTTGAGGACATTGACAATCTGCTGTGCACCCTGGAGGCTGTCGGGAGAGGTTAGAGGGGCTGCAGACTGGGTCAGGCATGTCCCGGGACATCAGCTGCTGCCCAGCAGCTGCTCACTTTTTCTTCAGGGCTTTTACAAAGGCCCTGCTCACCACCTTGTGCCCCCATCACAGTGGTCTGGGTCAAATATGCGGCTCATCCTTCCGGGAAATCCTTGATGGCAGCACCACATAATATTTTTCTACCCGAAGACCAGGTGGTTCCAAGCACAACAGAGGCAAGCTGGTTGTCTCCTTAAGTGTGTGTGATCAGAGGTTTTCAGAGGTGATGGATAGAAACCCAGGCATGAGTTGGAGACATATGGTGACCAATCTGCCTCAGAGGCACAGGCTCTGGCCTAAATCTCATTTAATAATCACACTGCTTAAATGCCTGAGGAATTTATCaaaggtgatttttatttatagacAACAATTTTAGATTGAAAATCAAAGTTAATATATGATGCATGATACCTCTTAAAGGCCATTCTagattcattaaacaaataacaaaatCATTCAGCAAATGTTCATTGAGCATTGCAGTTTTAGGGATACAGTCTTCTGAGAGCCATGCTCCAGGGTGTGCAAAGCGTTCTGTTTCTGTCACCATTTGAATATGATCATATGAGGAGGTCCTTCCAGCTCTTACTGAGACTATTTTCCAGAGAACAAAAGGGAAACTATACTGCTCTAGGACACCTgtttcctttataatttttctgttCAAGGATTTCTTTTGCAGACATGGGTCATTTGACCTCAAACCGAGAGTCTGCTTGAAGCTCTTTGGGGATTCAAAGCAGAATCAGCACTGTCTCCCAGCTCTGAAGATGCAAGGTTTTTATACTGTTCATTGTCTGTTTACACTGGCTATGGAGGGATAGAGAGTGTGCCTGTAAAGGGAAGACATGGATGCTCTTATGTCCAACATGAAGACATTTTCTTTGTATGAAGATTACTTTAAGTCATTAGCTTTGAGAACCTAGCATAAGCCATTGTTTCAGAAGGTGTAGGTTTGCAAAATGATGATTTCTTTCCCCTCTCAGATTCTTGGTTACCATCATTTAGAGCTTTTCATTTGTATTCTGATCATGATCCTATGACTCACAGTGTGAAAAGTCACAAAGTTGCCTATTTTGGAGATTCACATTTCCTTACATTTTAGTATATAAAAGAATATCTTATTGAAATAATCAGaatctaaaaattatatatgcttcgctattttattcttaaaggaatagtttttaaaattcttaatgaaataatgaaatctGACCTTATTGACAGCCTTGATTAAAGTGGCCCTTCTCACTTGCATCTTCTCATAAACATTGTTCCAAAAGCCAGGTCTTCTTAAGCTTTTACAAATACCAGGCTTTGAATACTAAGTTCTTATggaccttaatttttttttttttcggcaTGGCACTGGGAACTTCCAAGATGCTAGAGAAGATGAGGGTGATACATACatgagaaaaacaataatttaatttttattttatatatttgcttaATAATGGTTCCTGAATTGATACAGGCTCTGGTCAAGACTGTGTTATTATTTCCCAGAACAGAATATGTCTACATATCACTATGCTTGGGAATCATCTTCCCatcaatatttttccattcaaGGGTTAGTAACTTTTTTCCCAAGATTTCAGAGGCAATTTGTAGCATCCAACCAAGAACTGTATATGCATTTGAAATGTTCATATAGTTAATCTATAGAAATATGTAACTATGTATAAAGTTTTTGATTTCCGTCTATGAAAACAACTTTGTCTGGGACTTTATAaaacattataatttaaaaataaaaagcattcataATAATAGCTTAAAATATGAAGTAGgaattttaaatagatattgTTAGGTTTTTATTGTATGTTCATATATTTTAGCAATTTGTTTTTCAACCAGAAGGAATtgagataaagaaaaaggaagtccTTTTAACaggaaatcttaatttttttattgtttaaagtattacatatgtctcctttttccctcattgacctgaTCCCGGCCTTCCTCacccccaagcacatgccctcacccccacaccccagtgtctgtgtccattggttatgcttataggcttgcatataagtccttcggttgagcTGTTAtctgctccccccacccactccccgCCAACCCGGcctgcccctgccttccctctgaagtttgacagtctgttagatGCTTCTTTGTCTTAAATGCTTGAAATGTTAATTGATTTATATTTAGcctcctcatttgaaaaatggaaataaaaagtttCTCAGTGTGAAATAGAGATATTTTCAGATTGTTCAGGTACTGTGACTCTTGTTTAGATTCTGGTACTCTTTTGTAGGAGTTGAGTATTATTGCTTTTTCAAGTCATCAAGCACATTTTGTTTTGTGATCTTGGTCCATGCATTCGGGATTTTACCTTTATCTGTaaattttttctcatatttttcttctagGTTTGATCTGAAGTGACAGACAAACCATTTCCAGTATGGCTGGGTGGATGTGTCTGGGGTGATGCTCCATTTAGCAAATTCCCCTCCTGCCTGTCGATAGGTCTTAAATGGGATATCATGaccatttaaaacaaaagaataattaCTTGCTACCAAACTGGTACAGCAGTCAATGTTAAAATGATTTGTGTTAACCCATTGGCCTCCAGCAACAGCTTTAGGACGGTGGAAAGGAACACTGTGGTCTCCGTCATGGTTAGGGATTGTGTTTGTACAAATTGCTCCACAGAAGGGACACTGTTTCCAGCAGCCACAGAGATGTTCAGAGAGCATGCTCTGGATTTCAAGAATCATGTCTTCTTCAGGCATACTGAAACGTGTCTTTTCTATTACAATCATTAACTCATCCAAAGCTTTACTCATGGCTTCGTTGAGTAACTCAATATCTTTTATCTCCTGGTGTTGAATGCTTACCAAGTATTTTCGTGGAAAGTTCAAATTATTCCCCAGGTGATCACAGAACAAATCCAACCACCTAGACACAGCGCTGCTTTTATTTTTGGCTTGTGCTGTAGATTCATGAATAGCTGAGAGGATGGCATTCTTGATGCTATGTATAATTTTTCctaaaaaagtctttattttattattttgttttgaacaaTATATTTTAGTATGGTTTTGAATGTAATTCTTAAAAAAGGATTTTGGATTCTGAATGTACTCCCAGTAATcatcaaaattttctttttctgccagCGAGATTAGAACGTGTTTCTCCAGGTTAGCCCTGTTTCCACTGAATGCTGGGCAGGTAGCTATCATGTCCCCAGCAATTTTAGGGGCCATTTTTTCTGAAATCGTGTCGTGGACAGCAGGAGTGAGTTTTTCCAACaaaaattcaacaaatgttttgaTTGAGGTTGCTCCTTGACAAGAGATCTTAAAACCCATGAGGAAATCATCTTTCTTACTTTCCAAATAACTTACAGGATCATTTGTTTTTTTGAATGCCCTATGCATCTCCTTAAAATTCTCATATGCTCTTTGGAATAAATACAAAGATAAGTCAATTTTGTACTTATTTGTAAAAGCGTATCTGTCTTTAGTGGCTTCAGATTTCACCTCCTCCTCTATTATGTTCAGGATTTGATGGAAATAACTTGGGTCATAATCACATTGTTGCCTctgaaggtttttaaaattttcagtgtaTCTTGAAATAATGTGGTCAGTAGTCTCCTTTATGGACTCTTCATCATGTACTTCTATGTTCCTTTTTAATAAACCAAACCTTTTGCTCATTGTGACATGTTCTTCATAATTGACTTCAAACTCCTTTCTAGACTTTTCCTTCACTCTATTTGACATatttgtctcctttttaaaatgttccaaaAGGATACCTTCACCATCCACTTCAATTTCAGGCTCTGGGACTGAAGGGAAAGTTGAAAACACACCAGAGACCCAGTTTTTCCAAAGGTCATTGAATCTGACATGAAGCTCATTCTCACTCAATACTTTGTCCTTTAGCGTTAAAGCCAATTCTACACTTTTTACCAATAATTCCTTTTCATAACTTGACATTTTGTTATCCAGTATTTCTTGATTCTTTTTATAACAGATATGTTCCTCGGCTCTTTTTTTAGTCTCAAAAATAAGTGAATCTTTAAGGTTTACTAGTTTAGTTTCAAAAATTGCTTTCCACTGAATTATTATCTCACTATCTGgatcttctttaaaatatttttcaagttcttGCTGGATGGCTTCATATTTTTCTGTAACTGGAGCCTGAAGAGTGCTTGCTTTGAGTTCCTggattttcccatttttaatctGGTTAATGAGCTGGTTCTGCAAGTCTAGCACATAACTCCTCAGCTGCCAGGTCCAGGAGTGATACATGTCTTCCAATTTGCTCATGGACACAACCTCTTGGGTGTTCCTGAAGCTGAAGATAAAGTTCTCACTCAGCAGGGCTCTCCACAAATCTTGAACTCGCAATTTCACATCTGATATCTTCATGATGCTTCCCATAGACTCCTGTTTGGCAGCCATAAGAATTCTCCTTTTCAGATCCTGGACATTGTGGCTGTAGCGAGGATTGGGAGGGGCCATTGGGGGATTGCCATCCCAGAGGTGAGCAAAGTAGAAGACATTAGTATTGACATCAAATTTAATGATATCACCAAAGCAGGTTACATTTGAGCACTGTTCTTGCTCAGCTGCTGTTGTGGCCATTTCATCCAGTCTCTGCTCTAACCGCCTCCTTCCTTCCATAGTTTGGTCTTTAGCTGTGACTTCCCCCACATTCTGATGGACAAAAAGGCAACTTGGGGAGATTTTTACTTGTTTCATCCTCATAAAGGCTTGGACAACTATTTGTAGAATATCTTGCATTTCTGATGGATTTTCCCCAAAAATGTTGATCAGAGTCAAGTTTCCAAGTCCAATGACAAAGGTTGCCAACTCATTGTCATGATTGTTGGATTTGTTGCTGAGTTCTGGGGCCCGAAGGCCTCCTGTGTCCACAACAAGCACAAAGTCAAAGCCCAGTTCCTCTGTGAAAGTGTCCTCGACCTTCAGGAGCTGCATGTAGGCCCCCCGGGTACACCTCCCAGCACTGACCGTGAACTGCAGCCCAAAAAGTGCATTCAGCAGAGTGGACTTCCCTGAGCTCTGTAGGCCAAGGACAGAGAGAACAAACAGCCGTTTGTTTCCAAGTTTCTCAGAGACCTTGTCAAAAAGAGCTGCCACCCACTTTAGAGGCACATATGAAACATCCCCATCCATCAGCTCAATGGGAACACCAGATATCATCAGATCTGCAGCgatctggggaagggagagataaagggTATTTTTAGTGGGGGAAGCTTCTTCCAGAGCTTCATAGATCTGGCCAACCTCTCTGAGAAGTTGCTCAATTCCCAATGTACAGTCACTAATCTCTGTGGAGATAGCTTCTATCTCTTTTTGCCAATGTTGGAGGTCAGTGCTCTTTGGtgccttttgcttttctgtttgtaTCAGTGACcacaaattgtttttcttttcactcaGTTTTTCCAAGTGTCCTGCAGTCAGGTTGTCCAGAAACACACTCATCCATTGTAAAAAGTAGTGTGTGGTTTGAGTTTCTGAATGATTTTGGAGAATTTCAAGGACAGACTGCATTAATTCATTGAGAGGAAAGGCTCTTTTCAACTGTTGACTCCGTatactttgtttttctgtctcaATCTCACTCTTATGTTGTTCAATGCTTCGATTCCCTTTTTCTCTTAGATGATAGAGTTCTTTGTCCTTTTTACACCAAAGATGCCATAGGTGTCCCTGAAGGGGCAGTAAGTTTTCCTTTACCTGAGATATATTAAATTCTCTCAATAGAGCTATCAGGACCTCTGCCTTTTCTTTGGCTTCCCTGCAGTCTCTCTGGTCTTCATCAATAAGGAATCCTTGCTTGCGAGCAATTGGGGTACAGTCCTCTAAGCTGAGAGTAGTGTCTGAGAGCTCCAATAAGCATCTGATTGTAGAAACAAGCTCCTCTGTTAATTCTGCTTCATTTCTGTTCCTGATTCCAATTACCACTTTTTGGCTAGAATTattgtccatgtttctctctttgttatCAACTAA is a genomic window of Myotis daubentonii chromosome 9, mMyoDau2.1, whole genome shotgun sequence containing:
- the LOC132240923 gene encoding interferon-induced very large GTPase 1-like, with amino-acid sequence MDTADSTSNDPLLRDKRRQDLQEMLREVGLEVEYWLPKLQEQLGVTCAEALQHIEEKDLQKLKSQAQHSWEKRALEKLLNSNSLSKLQESQVKMMKKEQKKAKQALQELRDLLSQGRQRKEETVRKKEAELRQAMEIPKEYWPPPEKSLREVIENMQGQLNLMEGTLSHRQNLPDRDLVRWASGGLALQGIYKTSYQIELVQKREELLSVPKEFSIFGPEHGTRMETREFTSSQEESQFTQMTEKLGFSLIASAKGGGWGFSFEAGMDHSKHSESKETQQSRSEHSYFCSTKFSYIPLASCAFPMDQLQFSKAALQELKCIDDLLSQSADTDRLPVLRRSTEAFFHRFGSHANQGPLHLGGIYWWKAVSEGFRSEQLAEVKQQSAEALNGYIRGSYSGFGVKVAAGVDESHSHSETSIQSTTFQNLQTKVQLSVAQTGGPPEANGFLQWKAGLVASNQTWSVIDRGLQLVPIWDIILSNHRSDFKDPCQVASLLKDSYTALTGITAQIQDGEELLSAEEEAGVSLEDVKSWEVSDPKEQLQKLINFMQILSQKTNSYNTWVNKCLTNLGLQNFLVKTVNFCKQSSIYERKFIKSQLHSLLYPHIYRVNDFPKTRSIMQWVFQAKSVQEHINISQFSQLNTSLKKIKNDLMEAMVISKSEETEAQRKATYEVSLSLHCFLNYLQETEQPDTQLLLLSIAAGAGFHVVNKHFQHFLGCEELDFLMNEMQMAQHKYQELKKNCTYRAQAFLVLTSLTATIRVTAVSPEEKTQRLTLIKHHLGKSLSKEVVHVLSKQGADYDWENLEKDLRLLIDGNYDATISSLQMDDISKNLQSIFHVRKQPHKPHENGDIKGEVIKDTAFLELLQHLGLEHFYPKKMSKTHFHLINKTSVYNSQPISESELHQCFLQKLQVLDYELRYLVFRDDGDTLNQVNPSASNEGNEAFNPYKYLFEDSNAPNIPSPSKPRPHIHPMDIQMAILHCADDFARQYILSKLSICQFALPLLIPNPCTSQIEFSLWSLSQIRRSWQEARKSPREEKINYKNKQMCQVSTPIVSFIRVGNGFSASKSQIMNCLLSKRKHDAFFHRHCRGSTKDCLLMGGVVEICWFCPAGEDDDRFYNCVTFTNLHGDAKKHKKQLTFLQEVSSLIVVLMSTTDDNKENQKIIRDLSQSLKPLIYLVDNKERNMDNNSSQKVVIGIRNRNEAELTEELVSTIRCLLELSDTTLSLEDCTPIARKQGFLIDEDQRDCREAKEKAEVLIALLREFNISQVKENLLPLQGHLWHLWCKKDKELYHLREKGNRSIEQHKSEIETEKQSIRSQQLKRAFPLNELMQSVLEILQNHSETQTTHYFLQWMSVFLDNLTAGHLEKLSEKKNNLWSLIQTEKQKAPKSTDLQHWQKEIEAISTEISDCTLGIEQLLREVGQIYEALEEASPTKNTLYLSLPQIAADLMISGVPIELMDGDVSYVPLKWVAALFDKVSEKLGNKRLFVLSVLGLQSSGKSTLLNALFGLQFTVSAGRCTRGAYMQLLKVEDTFTEELGFDFVLVVDTGGLRAPELSNKSNNHDNELATFVIGLGNLTLINIFGENPSEMQDILQIVVQAFMRMKQVKISPSCLFVHQNVGEVTAKDQTMEGRRRLEQRLDEMATTAAEQEQCSNVTCFGDIIKFDVNTNVFYFAHLWDGNPPMAPPNPRYSHNVQDLKRRILMAAKQESMGSIMKISDVKLRVQDLWRALLSENFIFSFRNTQEVVSMSKLEDMYHSWTWQLRSYVLDLQNQLINQIKNGKIQELKASTLQAPVTEKYEAIQQELEKYFKEDPDSEIIIQWKAIFETKLVNLKDSLIFETKKRAEEHICYKKNQEILDNKMSSYEKELLVKSVELALTLKDKVLSENELHVRFNDLWKNWVSGVFSTFPSVPEPEIEVDGEGILLEHFKKETNMSNRVKEKSRKEFEVNYEEHVTMSKRFGLLKRNIEVHDEESIKETTDHIISRYTENFKNLQRQQCDYDPSYFHQILNIIEEEVKSEATKDRYAFTNKYKIDLSLYLFQRAYENFKEMHRAFKKTNDPVSYLESKKDDFLMGFKISCQGATSIKTFVEFLLEKLTPAVHDTISEKMAPKIAGDMIATCPAFSGNRANLEKHVLISLAEKENFDDYWEYIQNPKSFFKNYIQNHTKIYCSKQNNKIKTFLGKIIHSIKNAILSAIHESTAQAKNKSSAVSRWLDLFCDHLGNNLNFPRKYLVSIQHQEIKDIELLNEAMSKALDELMIVIEKTRFSMPEEDMILEIQSMLSEHLCGCWKQCPFCGAICTNTIPNHDGDHSVPFHRPKAVAGGQWVNTNHFNIDCCTSLVASNYSFVLNGHDIPFKTYRQAGGEFAKWSITPDTSTQPYWKWFVCHFRSNLEEKYEKKFTDKGKIPNAWTKITKQNVLDDLKKQ